The Pyrus communis chromosome 14, drPyrComm1.1, whole genome shotgun sequence sequence TTCTTGCGGCAGAGAGACAAGCGGCCAATGAAAGTTACAGAACAAACCCTCCAATTTACGGACCAGATGACGAGCTTGCCCTAGCCGAGCATCATCAGCCTGCTAGAGAATCAAGTAACTCACTCTTTGTTGATGGTCAAGTTGCTCCTCCTCAATCTAGTCCATGGTTTGGTTCAGATCATGTTGACCAAAGAAAATCAATGCTCTTTTCATGCATGTGTTGACAACTCTCTCTTTTGGCCTAGCATTAGGTGAATGTCTCAGTCTGTCATTGGAAGAAATAAAGAGGTCAGTTGACAATTCCATTGCGTCCGAGCTCGATTTATTGAAGAAAGGAGAAGAAGTAACCGAGAAGAAAGTATCAGCAACAACCGGTTTTTATTTTTCGGCGTCCATATCGATCTATTATGTGCCAATGCTTTGAGCATTGGGTATATAGCTGTCCTAGATCTACCGTATCTTTTACTTCGTTTCTTCGGAAGCAATCACAAACATTTTTTTAGTATGGAGAagaaaatgcatgaaatatgtaCCTGTCTCACCTTTATGGAGCGAATTAGCTAGTAATTTGGATTGATTAATCTCATTTGATGATAAGTATGTTACAAAAGCAAATGTTcgtcatttcaaattttctacaAAAACTTGCTCAGCTGGGGCCAAACTGTGATGGCATCCTAGGTACTATGTCCTACCAATTGACTAAAATGGCTAGGAAATATCTAAGTGGAACAAGACAACTTGTGCATACTACTATTCAACCTTTCCTAAATTTACAACCAAATAGGATTTGTCCTAGAACACATGCAGAGAGCATCTTCAGTAGTTTTAATGTCTTTAATATTTAACGGGAGTTGTTAGTAgttctttaaaaattttatcaTGCACTCCGTTTTTATAAAAACGTACAGTTGCACCTTATGATCTTTCCTAGTTCAATCACACAACTCAATCGATCTAATATATAACTAAATTTGTGGCAACGCAATGACAAGCATACATGAAGAGTCCAAAAAGACAAGAAATTTTGAGCCTACCACGTTTACACACATTAAAGTCTAAATATAAGCAAGTGATCTTTTACTATAGTGATGAAAAGATGTTATGTTATTGCATAACGATGTGGATTCGAATCCTGTTGGTACTTAACCTAACATCTAACTTATCAACACTATCGCTCAActcaaaaaaataatgtaaatataaaaattcaaCACGGTTTACACATGATAACGTAATGGCACATATACACAAAATGTTGtaatatataacaaaataattaatacgttatgaacttaaaatataatattaataaataaattcacaTGTTATAACAAAAATGAATTTCGTCGCACTTACAAACTTCTTTGCAAGGAAGAAGTGGAAGGatgcagattgtctgccctcctgtttgggtGCCCTTCTCATTCCTTCCTATTTTAtgtggttacggttaagtcacgttaacattttatattgatttttttttatagagataataagacaaaaaacaatagaaatataaaatgttaacgtggtttaaccgtgaccgcacaaataagAAGAGATGAAAAAAGCATCCAAACAGGAGAACAGACAATCTACCTCCGAAGTGAAACCCAAGGAGCAGCAAGCAAGTCAATCAATGTCTCCATCAGATGAGACTTTTACACCGTCCATGCATGCATTATCATAGTGACCATCATTTACTGAcaaaaaatggataaaaaaaacAGCCAAACGGGCCATAGCCATCAGATATTTGGTACAAGTCCAGATTAATCATATCAAGCAAAAGGCTGGGCCAACTGAAATCCAGGGCCCACATAGTTTAAGTGGGCCTGCTTATTTCTTGGCTTTTTACACACGTAGAAGCCGAGCTGCTGTTCTTTGAGTCAACATCTTGTCAGGTACTGTTTCACTGTTGACCCACCCAAATTGTAAACTGTCCTTGTTCCGGATGTAGCtgacttttccaatttccaTTACATTTTGGAGTCATATGAGCAATAAAGGCACAAATCACATGAAATCCAATCTCCCAATCGCTTTTTATTTACTAGCAGACGCACGCGAATTAGGTCAGTTGGTTAACCGATGGCTTGTTATATTTATTCAAGTTTGTTCCTTCTTTACATCACTTGATCCAGATGCATGCAAACTTAGTTAAACGACGTCTTGTTATATTTATTCAAGTTTGTTCCTTCTTCACCAAATAATGCGTCCGCTCTTTTATACTTGAGGTTAAATCTCGGTAAATTAAAGTAATTGACAATATGATCttgtaaaaatagaaataactcttatttatttgtattttgtcACTACAAACCCGTTTCTccaagagattttttaatgtgctgAAAACATGATCCGATACACCAAgtgtaataattcaattaattgaaaatttgataaaaacaaTTCCAACTAACTGTATTATAACACTTATTGTACTGAGTCGCGTTCCTGCTacacaaaaaaatttctccatttcTACACACAAACTACATATAAATAATTCAATCTTGccacaagaaaaatcaaaataaaataatattacatTTCTCACTAGGAAAGAGGAGAGCTTGGTAGGGGTCAAAAGCACACAACGTATCCTTCACTCTTTCCAATGGTTATTTTTTGTGTCCCTGTCCAGGTAGAGCAGCAGCCATTcaagaattttgaattttcaacttagaaaaataatttcttccttttttttcccctttttttttttttttttttttcttcccagtTCAGATACCTAACAGACTCTCAAATCACCAACTAATAAGTTCCTTGAACCTCAAGTAAACAAATTTAACTTGACCAACAACACATGTAACCCTAACCCAATTGCCTGCAACTCACTTTGCTTATTTTCCAAAACTACACAACACATGGGACTTTTTATCTGTACACAGCAGCTCCTTGGATTCTTCTCGCTTTCACTTACATGAAAGCGACGAATCCTCGAATGACAATACGGAATCTTTTCGATTGCCAAATGCCGAAACACGTCAAGGTTTGTCAACCCATTCATTTTCAGCAATAATGCCTGAGCCACGGCCGCCCATCTTCCCAAAAGAACCGAGTGCCGATAAGCCCTTGAAGCTGCTGCTGCCCTCACTAAAGTTTCGGGACCTCCTTGCCTTTCTTAGCTTGGAGGAATTGTTATCTGCGGTGTCATGATCACCATCATCGCAACTTTTGATCTTTGCAACTAGCAGATGGGCAATGGGGCTTCGGCAGAATGGGCAAACTGGTGGCGTTAAGCATAATGTAGTTGGGTTAGGTTTGTTGTGGCAGCAGAGGGCTAGAGTGCATTGTGCACACATTTGATGACCGCAGTTCTGGACTTCAATTGTACACACCTGCTCAAAGCATATGCAGCATAGATCTAAATCGCTTTCCTGCAATAAAACATTCAAATGAATACTTTGGTTCCCATGCATTAATCAATATGGTAGATGTCTCTACAGTTCACATGACTGCTGAATATATGTCTCCTTCTGACCTACTAAGTCCGAAAactagtaaagatgcaagtaagCCGCATGATCAAATGGGGGACCGGAGCCAAGGAAAACACATGAAGCAAAGACAAAACAGTAGAGTTTCTAATGTTAGGATTCAGAAAACTATCATGAGACTCATGGTCCAGCTCACTGGTATGGAAAACAAAGTTCATGACATCTGATTTTTATCAGAAACACAGCTTCCGATTTTAAAGAACAGGATAATTCTTCTGaccgaaaaagaaaagaggaagtGAATTCAAAAACATTTCGAAACTCTGTCGTAACAACCAAGTTCATTGACTCCCTCTTTcagaaacaataaaaataaaaataaaataaaataaaaaagggggaAATTTGGCATTGTGCCAATAACGATTAGAAAATATCCCTCACTCATGTATGACTCTGTGAGAGGGACCCCATATTATGATTAATAACAAATAGATGATGATTTTGTAATGTCTTAGACTATTAAGAAGATTTCGTTGGGCGGTTAGATTTCAATCAAACTCTTTTTGGTTATTGAGTGGTACTGAGAAAGTGGGTGAAACCCATCATAAGCTCCTACTTTTTATAATAACATAGACATATACTTGAATATGAAGAAAGAGAGGAGGGTGGGAAATTACCACAGATATATTGTCATCCATGCCTGTATCAGAATGTGACGGAGATGGAAGTGAGTAAACGGTTCCTTTCAAGATGTTCTTCTCCCTCTCCCTGTTTGCCTCCATTAAGGCCTGTTCTAGCAGAGCTTTTGTTTCATGATTAAGCTCACTAATAAACTTTAAAGGTGCTGGCCACACAAGAGGCTCAGCTGATGAAGGATTTAGCATGGCTGCACAAGCTCCGTGTTTGTGTTTCAAAGCAACTATGTATGGTATTCTCCTGCATATACAAAAGCACATAACATGTAAGCTCAAATGGAATTTTTTAAAATAGCATTAAGGGATATGAGCATCAGTTCAGGTGTTCCAATCATGAAAAGAGATTATACCCGGATGAATCTCTTTGAACACGATCTGCACCCCATGCCAACAATCCGCGTATGCAATCCAGAGATCCCCCTCTAGCCGCCAAATGAAGTGGAGTGCTCCCAGGACAGCTGTAAACAGAAACTCATCAATCTACGCAACAAAACTAACACCATAGATTAAAAAGGATTAAGAACTTCAGCGCAATTCTTACCCATAACCACCCGTTGAAGCAGAAACAAGAGCCCCGTTGTCTAACAGAATACGTACACATTCAGGCCTACTTCGACGTGCCGCCAAATGCAACGGTGTTGCTCCTCTACCATCCCTAATATTTATAAATCGTGCAAATCCCCTGATATCCAATCCAACAAATTTCGATAAGTAAAGCCAGATTAATCACAGAGGGGATCAAAACACTATGGACTAAAAGGAAACCAACCAGGAAACAGAAACAGGACTCGAATGAGCAGCAGAAACAATAGCTTGAAGGCAATCGGAATGGCCATAGTAAGCGGTGTAATGCAAACAG is a genomic window containing:
- the LOC137715687 gene encoding putative E3 ubiquitin-protein ligase XBAT31, which encodes MGQGLSCRESDEHGLFRAVQFGELDTVESVLERDPTLLRHSTVYDRHSALHIAAANGQIEILSMLLERSVNPDALNRHKQTPLMLAAMHGKISCVQKLLDAGANVLMFDSLNGRTCLHYTAYYGHSDCLQAIVSAAHSSPVSVSWGFARFINIRDGRGATPLHLAARRSRPECVRILLDNGALVSASTGGYGCPGSTPLHLAARGGSLDCIRGLLAWGADRVQRDSSGRIPYIVALKHKHGACAAMLNPSSAEPLVWPAPLKFISELNHETKALLEQALMEANREREKNILKGTVYSLPSPSHSDTGMDDNISVESDLDLCCICFEQVCTIEVQNCGHQMCAQCTLALCCHNKPNPTTLCLTPPVCPFCRSPIAHLLVAKIKSCDDGDHDTADNNSSKLRKARRSRNFSEGSSSFKGLSALGSFGKMGGRGSGIIAENEWVDKP